In the Brassica napus cultivar Da-Ae chromosome A7, Da-Ae, whole genome shotgun sequence genome, one interval contains:
- the LOC106410610 gene encoding AP-4 complex subunit sigma — MGIRFILMVNKQGQTRLAQYYEWLTLEERRALEGEIVRKCLARNDQQCSFVEHRNYKIVYRRYASLFFMVGVDDDENELAILEFIHLLVETMDKHFGNVCELDIMFHLEKAHFMLEEMVMNGCIVETSKANILSPIQLMDKAH, encoded by the exons ATGGGAATAAGGTTCATACTGATGGTGAACAAGCAAGGCCAGACTCGCCTTGCTCAGTACTACGAGTGGCTCACTCTCGAGGAACGCCGTGCTCTCGAAGGCGAGATCGTTCGTAAATGCCTCGCCCGCAACGACCAGCAG TGTTCGTTTGTGGAGCATCGCAACTACAAGATCGTCTACAGGCGTTACGCGTCTTTGTTTTTCATGGTTGGTGTTGATGACGATGAA AACGAGCTGGCGATTCTAGAGTTCATACATCTTTTGGTTGAGACTATGGACAAGCATTTTGGGAATGTG TGTGAGCTGGACATAATGTTCCATCTCGAGAAAGCTCATTTCATGCTCGAGGAAATGGTCATGAATGGTTGCATTGTCGAGACCAGCAAAGCCAACATACTTTCACCTATACAGCTCATGGACAAAGCCCATTAA